One stretch of Pomacea canaliculata isolate SZHN2017 linkage group LG1, ASM307304v1, whole genome shotgun sequence DNA includes these proteins:
- the LOC112568239 gene encoding uncharacterized protein LOC112568239 has product MVVVLVFNFTIFIFAFVFIEESVQQKKSISFILPLKIIYRALKDPRKRLTIIFINVANVLTIFAYVSETNVLRTYQMSPPYCLDSEELGWIAGENRVISLFTMPVLWFWQRLHLSESTIAAIGMAFETASQFLMATVRLKWVFFAAPFISIPGKLAGVMVKTITFSDDWSKSFGFYIRPDNVIHGDIFRHWKCDDQLRVPVHSVHRAHSLSLPRWLLLHCCRHLLHSGDNPPMATSDCTDC; this is encoded by the exons ATGGTTGTCGTTTTAGTCTTcaattttaccatttttatttttgccttcgTTTTCATTGAGGAGTCTGTCCAGCAGAAGAAGAGCATCAGCTTCATTCTTCCGCTAAAGATCATCTACCGAGCATTGAAGGACCCCCGCAAAAGGCTGACCATTATTTTCATCAACGTGGCCAACGTGCTGACCATCTTCGCTTACGTCAGCGAGACGAACGTCTTGCGCACTTATCAGATGAGTCCCCCATATTGCCTCGACTCGGAGGAGCTCGGGTGGATCGCTGGAGAGAATAGGGTGATTAGCCTCTTTACCATGCCTGTGCTTTGGTTCTGGCAGCGACTCCACTTGTCCGAGTCGACCATTGCAGCCATTGGAATGGCTTTTGAGACTGCTAGTCAGTTCCTGATGGCCACTGTGCGTCTGAAATGGGTCTTCTTTGCCG CCCCATTCATCTCCATTCCGGGGAAACTGGCAGGAGTGATGGTAAAAACGATCACGTTCTCGGATGATTGGTCGAAGAGCTTTGG cttcTACATTCGCCCTGATAATGTTATCCATGGAGATATCTTCCGTCATTGGAAATGTGACGACCAACTACGTGTACCAGTACACAGTGTCCACCGTGCCCACAGCCTTTCTCTACCTCGCTGGCTCCTCCTTCACTGCTGCCGGCATCTTCTACAT AGCGGAGACAATCCACCAATGGCGACGTCCGACTGCACCGATTGTTGA
- the LOC112576025 gene encoding solute carrier family 46 member 3-like isoform X1 yields the protein MERARHPNSHSKEGKENLSNDHRSGYENGANNNKASRHQQAPRTRCGAMLAAVKRNAFIITMMLNTTIESLTMAVRGQYRYRFFHHMHEDELHSYNASNQCGGELPEVKAIENKISQETSMWSMYDLLVVLPPMMVASVVLGMKSDQIGRRFLFLFPFATSLVECGLWMAVIWFKLHYGWTLIGGVAWGISGGSISMHFASLALISDSYNKHEDDRNKEHVKDGAQKTAESEDTDLDFSRERSRTYKFVLLDIINMVGASAMGFASGYIIIGVGFFYSMTIVLVVKCAIFFFAFAFIEESVQQKKSISFILPLKIIYRALKDPRKRLTLIFINVANVLYVFAIVSELNILRTYQMSPPYCLNAEELGWISGENRVISLFTMPVLWFWHRLRLSESTIAAIGMAFEAAGQFLMATLRMKWVFFAAPFISIPGKLSGVMAKTITSRMIGREAFASTFALMMLSMEIFAFIGTVTSNYVYQYTVASLPSAFLYLGGASFTAACIFYIAETISQCDVRLHRLLRCPFPAKARKILKKDWWWECEGYNARKHKC from the exons ATGGAAAGAGCACGTCACCCCAATTCTCATtccaaagaaggaaaagaaaacttaagtaATGATCACAGGAGCGGATATGAGAATGgtgccaacaacaacaaagcatcaAGACACCAACAGGCACCAAGGACTCGTTGTGGCGCCATGCTAGCGGCCGTGAAGCGAAACGCCTTCATCATCACAATGATGCTGAACACAACCATCGAGTCGCTGACCATGGCGGTTCGTGGTCAGTACCGATACAGATTTTTCCACCACATGCACGAGGACGAGCTTCACAGCTACAACGCCAGCAATCAATGTGGAGGGGAGCTACCCGAGGTGAAG GCCATCGAGAACAAGATCAGCCAAGAGACCTCCATGTGGAGTATGTATGACCTTCTCGTAGTCCTGCCACCAATGATGGTGGCTTCTGTTGTTCTGGGGATGAAATCGGACCAGATCGGTCGCCGTTTTCTATTCCTCTTCCCTTTCGCAACAAGTTTGGTAGAGTGTGGCTTGTGGATGGCAGTTATATG GTTCAAGCTACACTATGGATGGACGCTCATCGGCGGTGTCGCGTGGGGCATCTCTGGAGGAAGCATTAGTATGCACTTTGCCTCACTGGCGCTCATCTCCGACAGCTACAACAAGCATGAAGACGACAGGAATAAAGAACATGTCAAAGACGGGGCGCAGAAGACTGCCGAGTCGGAAGATACAGACCTGGATTTCTCCAGAGAGAGAAGTAGGACTTATAAGTTTGTTCTTCTAGACATCATCAACATGGTTGGCGCCAGTGCCATGGGCTTCGCCTCTGGGTACATCATTATTGGAGTAGGTTTCTTCTACTCCATGACCATCGTTCTAGTCGTGAAATGTGCCATCTTCTTTTTTGCCTTCGCTTTCATTGAGGAGTCTGTCCAGCAGAAGAAGAGCATCAGCTTCATTCTGCCGTTGAAGATCATCTACCGAGCATTGAAGGACCCTCGCAAAAGGCTCACTCTTATTTTCATCAACGTGGCCAACGTGCTGTACGTTTTCGCTATCGTCAGTGAGCTGAACATCTTGAGGACTTATCAGATGAGTCCTCCGTATTGCCTTAACGCGGAGGAGCTCGGATGGATCTCTGGAGAGAACAGGGTGATTAGCCTCTTTACCATGCCTGTGCTTTGGTTCTGGCACCGACTTCGCTTGTCCGAGTCGACCATTGCAGCCATTGGAATGGCTTTTGAGGCTGCTGGTCAGTTCCTGATGGCCACTCTGCGCATGAAATGGGTCTTCTTTGCCG CCCCATTCATCTCCATTCCGGGGAAACTGTCAGGAGTGATGGCAAAAACGATCACGTCTCGGATGATTGGTCGAGAAGCTTTCG CTTCTACATTCGCCCTGATGATGTTATCCATGGAGATATTTGCCTTCATTGGAACTGTGACGAGCAACTACGTGTACCAGTACACAGTGGCCTCCCTGCCCTCAGCCTTTCTCTACCTCGGTGGTGCCTCCTTCACAGCCGCCTGCATCTTCTACAT AGCGGAGACAATCAGCCAATGCGACGTCCGACTGCACCGACTGTTGAGATGTCCTTTCCCGGCTAAGGCTcggaaaatattgaaaaaagacTGGTGGTGGGAGTGCGAGGGTTACAATGCTAGGAAACACAAATGTTAA
- the LOC112576025 gene encoding solute carrier family 46 member 3-like isoform X2, with the protein MERERPPNSHSKEEKGNSSNDHRKGYDNGANNKKGPRHQQAPRTRCGAMLAAVKRNAFIITMMLNSTIDSLTISVRGQYRYRFFHQLHEDELHRYNASGQCGEEIPEVKAIENKISQETSMWSMYDLLVVLPPMMVASVVLGMKSDQIGRRFLFLFPFATSLVECGLWMAVIWFKLHYGWTLIGGVAWGISGGSISMHFASLALISDSYNKHEDDRNKEHVKDGAQKTAESEDTDLDFSRERSRTYKFVLLDIINMVGASAMGFASGYIIIGVGFFYSMTIVLVVKCAIFFFAFAFIEESVQQKKSISFILPLKIIYRALKDPRKRLTLIFINVANVLYVFAIVSELNILRTYQMSPPYCLNAEELGWISGENRVISLFTMPVLWFWHRLRLSESTIAAIGMAFEAAGQFLMATLRMKWVFFAAPFISIPGKLSGVMAKTITSRMIGREAFASTFALMMLSMEIFAFIGTVTSNYVYQYTVASLPSAFLYLGGASFTAACIFYIAETISQCDVRLHRLLRCPFPAKARKILKKDWWWECEGYNARKHKC; encoded by the exons atggaaagagaacGTCCCCCCAATTCTCATTccaaagaagagaaaggaaactcAAGTAATGATCACAGGAAAGGATATGATAATGGTGCCAACAACAAGAAGGGACCAAGGCACCAACAGGCACCACGGACGAGATGTGGGGCCATGCTAGCGGCCGTGAAGCGAAACgccttcatcatcaccatgatGCTGAACTCAACCATCGATTCTCTGACCATATCGGTTCGTGGTCAGTACCGATACAGATTTTTCCACCAGCTGCATGAGGACGAGCTTCACAGATACAACGCTAGCGGTCAGTGTGGAGAGGAGATACCCGAGGTGAAG GCCATCGAGAACAAGATCAGCCAAGAGACCTCCATGTGGAGTATGTATGACCTTCTCGTAGTCCTGCCACCAATGATGGTGGCTTCTGTTGTTCTGGGGATGAAATCGGACCAGATCGGTCGCCGTTTTCTATTCCTCTTCCCTTTCGCAACAAGTTTGGTAGAGTGTGGCTTGTGGATGGCAGTTATATG GTTCAAGCTACACTATGGATGGACGCTCATCGGCGGTGTCGCGTGGGGCATCTCTGGAGGAAGCATTAGTATGCACTTTGCCTCACTGGCGCTCATCTCCGACAGCTACAACAAGCATGAAGACGACAGGAATAAAGAACATGTCAAAGACGGGGCGCAGAAGACTGCCGAGTCGGAAGATACAGACCTGGATTTCTCCAGAGAGAGAAGTAGGACTTATAAGTTTGTTCTTCTAGACATCATCAACATGGTTGGCGCCAGTGCCATGGGCTTCGCCTCTGGGTACATCATTATTGGAGTAGGTTTCTTCTACTCCATGACCATCGTTCTAGTCGTGAAATGTGCCATCTTCTTTTTTGCCTTCGCTTTCATTGAGGAGTCTGTCCAGCAGAAGAAGAGCATCAGCTTCATTCTGCCGTTGAAGATCATCTACCGAGCATTGAAGGACCCTCGCAAAAGGCTCACTCTTATTTTCATCAACGTGGCCAACGTGCTGTACGTTTTCGCTATCGTCAGTGAGCTGAACATCTTGAGGACTTATCAGATGAGTCCTCCGTATTGCCTTAACGCGGAGGAGCTCGGATGGATCTCTGGAGAGAACAGGGTGATTAGCCTCTTTACCATGCCTGTGCTTTGGTTCTGGCACCGACTTCGCTTGTCCGAGTCGACCATTGCAGCCATTGGAATGGCTTTTGAGGCTGCTGGTCAGTTCCTGATGGCCACTCTGCGCATGAAATGGGTCTTCTTTGCCG CCCCATTCATCTCCATTCCGGGGAAACTGTCAGGAGTGATGGCAAAAACGATCACGTCTCGGATGATTGGTCGAGAAGCTTTCG CTTCTACATTCGCCCTGATGATGTTATCCATGGAGATATTTGCCTTCATTGGAACTGTGACGAGCAACTACGTGTACCAGTACACAGTGGCCTCCCTGCCCTCAGCCTTTCTCTACCTCGGTGGTGCCTCCTTCACAGCCGCCTGCATCTTCTACAT AGCGGAGACAATCAGCCAATGCGACGTCCGACTGCACCGACTGTTGAGATGTCCTTTCCCGGCTAAGGCTcggaaaatattgaaaaaagacTGGTGGTGGGAGTGCGAGGGTTACAATGCTAGGAAACACAAATGTTAA
- the LOC112566430 gene encoding proton-coupled folate transporter-like, whose product MMNAMIEALLNTTRSQYRFRFFQSQYEGELLGRSNVTRACGEAMEPEVQEVEFKISDESARWTLYEWYTNIVPLMMSTVLMGMKSDQIGRRFIFLFPFFISMIDCILFATIIRLGLHYKWSLIGQFLWGVSGGGINMLVASYALVSDTHGNETDDSNSSSPSPPNDDTDLDPSREKGRTMKFVIVDVLRWAGSSVTAFGSGYVISSAGFFYAVVIIMVWKTLNFTFAYVLVTETGKQKKSPGLVAPLKTIYAAFKNPRKGLTLFLVTTALLFSVYAVVGEDEVLRTYQMSPPFCMSSVELGWFASETRLKSFFGLPLMWLWRRMHLAESTIAALGMASAAASQFFMALVRYTWVFYAVPVIAIPMSLAGSMTKVITSRLIGRRALASTFALLLLTEELFAFAGSMSTNYLYQAFLKTTPAAPIFLCGAGYSLSCVLYSIETFNSRRKNPAGDDDVEVNVQEMAGTRK is encoded by the exons ATGATGAACGCGATGATAGAGGCGCTTCTCAACACCACACGTAGCCAGTACCGTTTCCGTTTCTTCCAGTCGCAGTATGAGGGGGAGCTGCTTGGCCGGAGCAACGTCACGAGGGCATGTGGGGAGGCAATGGAACCGGAAGTTCAG GAAGTGGAGTTTAAAATCAGCGATGAATCTGCACGGTGGACGCTGTACGAGTGGTACACCAACATAGTGCCGTTGATGATGTCAACCGTCCTGATGGGCATGAAGTCAGACCAGATTGGGCGacgctttatttttcttttccctttctttataTCCATGATCGACTGCATACTGTTCGCGACTATCATCAG GCTTGGGCTCCACTATAAATGGTCCCTCATTGGCCAGTTCCTCTGGGGGGTCTCAGGCGGCGGCATAAACATGTTGGTCGCCTCTTACGCCCTAGTTTCGGACACGCACGGCAACGAAACAGACGATAGTAACTCTTCTTCCCCCTCACCACCAAATGACGACACGGATCTTGACCCGTCGAGGGAAAAAGGCAGAACTATGAAGTTTGTCATCGTCGACGTACTCAGGTGGGCTGGTTCAAGCGTGACGGCCTTTGGTTCTGGCTACGTCATCAGTTCTGCGGGGTTCTTTTACGCcgttgtcatcatcatggtGTGGAAAACCCTCAACTTCACCTTCGCTTATGTTCTTGTGACGGAGACcgggaagcagaaaaaaagtccTGGTTTGGTCGCTCCCCTAAAAACAATTTATGCAGCCTTCAAAAATCCCCGCAAGGGTCTCACGCTGTTTTTAGTCACCACCGCCCTCCTGTTCTCAGTCTACGCTGTTGTTGGGGAAGACGAAGTTCTTCGTACTTACCAGATGAGCCCCCCGTTTTGCATGAGTTCCGTGGAGCTGGGCTGGTTCGCCAGTGAGACCAGGTTGAAAAGCTTTTTCGGGCTTCCTTTGATGTGGCTTTGGCGCCGGATGCACCTGGCCGAGTCGACCATTGCTGCTCTAGGAATGGCGTCTGCAGCGGCGTCACAGTTCTTCATGGCACTTGTTCGATACACGTGGGTGTTCTACGCAG tGCCAGTCATAGCGATACCTATGTCTCTGGCCGGATCAATGACCAAAGTCATCACGTCCCGTCTAATTGGCAGAAGGGCACTTG CCTCCACGTTTGCCTTATTGTTGCTAACAGAGGAACTCTTTGCCTTCGCCGGCAGCATGTCGACTAACTACCTGTACCAGGCCTTCCTCAAGACAACACCTGCAGCCCCGATCTTTCTTTGTGGCGCAGGCTACTCTTTGTCTTGCGTGCTGTACAG CATCGAAACATTTAACAGTCGACGTAAAAACCCAGCAGGTGACGATGATGTCGAAGTCAATGTTCAAGAAATGGCAGGCACCAGGAAATGA
- the LOC112572870 gene encoding uncharacterized protein LOC112572870, with protein MLATESLVPPRPRRNRHESSKVFDAERKLDLSEVLDVLQTYVDYDGGINCSLCGKLYKSKVCFIKHLWEHSVYWDLFAGDKNHMRVLSIQAALILYGACQQRSAHPLLVESLLVSSPHVDNGKEMQGSAGAPVRHDTSIAQNIDNSEVSVLKEVHLSTPSTPRSNSNMTQMVVPHTPSKSRRKRRFSESDNQTSGPETLQSYFVPRPGLTADDLYWKESDTLPFKRKRSE; from the exons ATGTTAGCTACAGAATCTCTAGTGCCTCCAAGGCCTAGGCGGAATCGGCATGAGTCGTCGAAGGTGTTTGACGCTGAACGTAAACTGGACTTGTCTGAAGTTTTGGACGTGCTGCAAACGTACGTGGACTACGATGGAGGTATCAACTGTAGTTTGTGTG GCAAATTATATAAAAGCAAGGTGTGCTTCATCAAACATCTCTGGGAGCATTCTGTGTACTGGGATCTTTTTGCTGGTGACAAGAACCACATGAGAGTGCTGTCTATCCAAGCAGCCCTCATTCTGTATGGAGCTTGCCAGCAACGCAGTGCCCACCCACTTCTTGTTGAAAGTTTGTTAGTCAGTAGTCCTCATGTTGATAATGGTAAAGAAATGCAAGGTTCTGCAGGTGCTCCAGTGAGGCATGATACATCTATTGCACAGAATATTGACAATTCTGAGGTGAGCGTGTTAAAGGAAGTGCATTTAAGTACTCCGTCTACTCCTAGATCCAATTCAAATATGACACAGATGGTCGTACCACACACTCCATCCAAAAGTAGACGAAAACGGAGATTCAGCGAGTCTGACAACCAGACATCAGGTCCTGAAACTCTGCAAAGCTATTTTGTCCCTAGACCCGGTCTGACAGCAGATGATTTGTATTGGAAAGAGTCGGACACTTTGCCATTTAAGCGTAAAAGATCAGAATGA